A stretch of Sphingorhabdus sp. YGSMI21 DNA encodes these proteins:
- a CDS encoding molybdopterin cofactor-binding domain-containing protein, whose translation MAAEPDIEQPDQAPTGLNRRKFLIGGGALGGLVLAWAIWPRSYEPNVAATETEQVFGAFLKISEAGQVTVVVPQSEMGQGVYTVLPQILADELGADWRTVAVEPAPINPLYSNIPLAEQWAESLMPAGSEKLAEHAVVRWMAQNVAIREQFMVTADSTSIPAFATSFREAGAAARVLLTKAAAARWDVPWEACTVENGMISNGEKTLRFGELVRDASGQSLPDPVPLRTSGTGSLIGQDVPRLDLPSKLDGSANFAGDVRLPDMVYAAVRQGPIGETRLKSFNRAGAGKITGFIDVVQGGQWIAAVATNWWAANRALDKMSPVFETRGFMADSDKIDAALQEALDEGPGTRFVSRGENRGMLTEENLFQARYHANAALHAPVETRTATAEYKDGGLELWMATQSPVAAVRAAARALNIRQDRVTLYPMLSGGSFDRNLDNEIAAQVALIARHMGRPVQLVWSRAEDMMHDHYRAPSQARLDAAMAKGGRVEAMQIKIAAPPSAREQAKRLFDGMDNVEAMRSSIGEADSKAVEGLEVPYDVPNLTVDHHNAFVGVPTGNWRSNAHSSNVFYLESFIDELAAKAGIEPLSFRMQMMNNQPRLARCLTSVAAMAAWDGGLDRSGQGIACHSMRGGHIAVIASASRGGSGLEVRRISASVDIGRIIHPDIARQQIEGGIVFGLAMALGSATRFDKGLPTAKRLSDLSLPRLAEIPPIQIEFVRSEEEPVGYEELGVPAVAPAIANALFSATGVRLRQLPLFGEVS comes from the coding sequence ATGGCGGCTGAACCCGACATTGAACAGCCTGATCAAGCGCCGACTGGACTGAACCGTCGCAAGTTCCTGATCGGCGGCGGCGCCCTGGGCGGTTTGGTGCTGGCCTGGGCGATCTGGCCGCGCAGCTACGAGCCCAATGTCGCGGCGACCGAGACAGAACAGGTTTTCGGGGCGTTTCTGAAAATTTCCGAAGCCGGGCAGGTGACGGTGGTCGTGCCGCAAAGCGAAATGGGCCAGGGTGTCTATACCGTGCTGCCGCAAATCCTGGCCGACGAACTCGGCGCAGACTGGCGTACCGTCGCGGTGGAACCGGCGCCGATCAACCCGCTCTACAGCAATATTCCCCTGGCCGAGCAATGGGCCGAATCGCTGATGCCTGCGGGCAGCGAGAAACTTGCCGAACATGCCGTCGTCCGGTGGATGGCGCAAAATGTCGCGATCCGCGAACAGTTCATGGTTACCGCCGACTCCACATCCATCCCTGCCTTTGCCACCAGTTTCCGCGAGGCGGGAGCAGCGGCGCGCGTCCTGCTGACCAAGGCGGCCGCCGCCCGGTGGGATGTCCCTTGGGAAGCCTGCACGGTCGAAAACGGCATGATCTCCAATGGCGAGAAGACATTGCGCTTCGGCGAGCTGGTGCGTGATGCTTCAGGCCAGAGCCTGCCCGATCCCGTGCCGCTGCGGACATCGGGCACCGGCAGCCTGATCGGACAGGATGTGCCGCGTCTCGACCTGCCCAGCAAGCTCGACGGGTCGGCCAATTTCGCCGGAGACGTCCGGCTGCCGGACATGGTCTATGCCGCTGTCAGGCAGGGTCCGATCGGCGAGACCAGGCTGAAATCCTTCAACCGCGCCGGCGCTGGCAAGATCACCGGCTTTATCGACGTCGTTCAGGGCGGCCAATGGATCGCGGCGGTTGCGACCAACTGGTGGGCCGCAAACCGGGCGCTCGACAAGATGAGTCCGGTGTTCGAAACCCGAGGCTTCATGGCCGACAGCGACAAGATCGATGCGGCCCTGCAGGAGGCGCTGGACGAGGGACCGGGAACGCGATTTGTCTCGCGTGGTGAAAATCGCGGCATGCTCACCGAGGAGAATCTGTTCCAGGCCCGCTATCATGCCAATGCGGCGCTACATGCGCCGGTCGAGACGCGGACCGCCACCGCAGAATATAAGGACGGCGGCCTCGAACTCTGGATGGCGACACAGTCGCCGGTCGCGGCGGTGCGGGCAGCGGCCAGAGCGCTGAATATCCGGCAGGACCGGGTGACGCTATATCCGATGCTCAGTGGTGGTTCGTTCGACCGCAATCTGGACAATGAAATCGCTGCGCAGGTCGCGCTGATCGCCAGACATATGGGCCGGCCGGTGCAACTGGTCTGGTCCCGCGCCGAGGACATGATGCACGACCATTACCGCGCGCCGAGCCAGGCCAGGCTGGATGCTGCCATGGCCAAGGGCGGCCGCGTGGAAGCGATGCAGATCAAGATCGCTGCTCCGCCATCCGCGCGTGAACAAGCGAAACGCCTGTTCGACGGCATGGACAATGTCGAGGCCATGCGCTCCTCGATCGGAGAAGCCGACAGCAAGGCGGTCGAGGGGCTCGAAGTTCCCTATGACGTCCCCAATCTGACCGTCGACCACCATAACGCCTTTGTCGGCGTGCCGACCGGCAACTGGCGCAGCAACGCGCATAGCAGCAATGTCTTCTATCTCGAATCGTTCATCGACGAACTGGCAGCGAAGGCGGGCATCGAACCCTTGTCCTTCCGCATGCAGATGATGAACAACCAGCCGCGGCTTGCCCGTTGCCTGACCAGTGTCGCGGCCATGGCCGCATGGGACGGCGGCCTGGATCGTAGCGGTCAGGGTATCGCCTGTCACAGCATGCGCGGAGGCCATATCGCGGTTATCGCGAGCGCCAGCCGAGGCGGCAGCGGCCTGGAGGTTCGCCGCATTTCGGCAAGCGTCGACATCGGCCGGATCATCCACCCCGATATTGCCCGGCAACAGATCGAGGGCGGCATTGTCTTCGGGCTGGCAATGGCGCTGGGCAGCGCGACCCGCTTTGACAAGGGTCTGCCGACGGCCAAGCGACTGAGCGATCTGTCGCTGCCGCGGCTGGCCGAAATTCCGCCCATCCAGATCGAATTTGTCCGAAGCGAGGAAGAGCCGGTCGGTTACGAGGAACTGGGCGTACCGGCGGTGGCACCGGCAATTGCCAATGCTCTGTTCTCGG